In Arthrobacter sp. SLBN-112, a genomic segment contains:
- the corA gene encoding magnesium/cobalt transporter CorA translates to MTIIDNAVYVNGVRHAEPESLEQTFETLARHGGMAWIGLYRPTAEEMTAVAAEFGLHGLAVEDAVSAHQRPKLERYDDNLFTVLRPARYVDADETVEFGELHVFTGKNFVVTVRHAETAGVARVRQRLEARPDLLQHGPEAVLYALLDRVVDDYAPVVAGLENDIDEIEDQLFSGDSSVSRRIYELAREVIQFQRAIHPLPEMMDQLKRGFEKYGVETDLRHSLRDVEDHVERVISRADSFRDLLQNALTLDGTLTANRQNEASAEQNEQVKKISSWAAILFAPSFVAGIYGMNFDNMPELHWPLGYPMALGLMVATAALMYGIFKKKGWI, encoded by the coding sequence ATGACCATCATCGATAACGCCGTCTATGTCAACGGCGTCCGCCACGCGGAGCCCGAAAGCCTGGAGCAGACCTTTGAAACCCTCGCCCGGCACGGGGGCATGGCGTGGATCGGGCTCTACCGGCCCACGGCGGAGGAAATGACGGCTGTGGCGGCGGAGTTCGGGCTGCATGGCCTGGCGGTCGAGGATGCCGTCTCAGCCCATCAGCGGCCCAAGCTGGAGCGGTACGACGACAACCTGTTTACCGTCCTGCGCCCTGCCCGGTACGTGGACGCCGACGAAACCGTGGAGTTCGGTGAGCTCCATGTCTTCACCGGCAAGAACTTCGTGGTAACGGTCCGCCATGCCGAAACGGCCGGGGTGGCCCGGGTGCGGCAGCGCCTGGAGGCGCGGCCCGACCTTCTCCAGCACGGGCCCGAAGCGGTGCTGTACGCCCTGCTGGACCGGGTAGTGGACGACTACGCGCCCGTGGTGGCCGGACTTGAGAACGACATCGACGAGATCGAGGACCAGCTGTTCAGCGGTGACTCCTCAGTGTCACGCCGGATTTACGAACTGGCCCGGGAAGTCATCCAGTTCCAGCGTGCCATCCATCCGCTGCCGGAGATGATGGACCAGCTGAAGCGGGGTTTCGAGAAGTACGGGGTGGAAACCGATCTGCGGCACAGCCTGCGGGACGTTGAAGACCACGTTGAACGGGTGATCTCCCGGGCAGACTCCTTCCGCGATCTGTTGCAGAACGCCCTGACCCTGGACGGAACACTGACGGCAAACCGGCAGAACGAAGCCAGCGCCGAGCAGAACGAGCAGGTGAAGAAGATCTCGTCCTGGGCGGCCATCCTGTTCGCACCATCGTTCGTTGCCGGGATCTACGGGATGAACTTTGACAACATGCCCGAGTTGCACTGGCCCCTGGGCTATCCCATGGCACTTGGCCTGATGGTGGCCACTGCGGCCCTCATGTACGGCATCTTCAAGAAGAAGGGCTGGATTTAA
- a CDS encoding Lrp/AsnC family transcriptional regulator has product MTILNKWDATDLKILLALIRDPRIQIGELSESLGIARNTAQSRVRRLLRAGVLRPGGREVDLDAVGYDVVAFVTIEVSHRELDGVVAALRLIPQVLEVHEISGRGDVWCRVVATDTHNLQASLRQVLRIKGVIRTETVLALHTHIPYRTEPLISGLSNAASATARIS; this is encoded by the coding sequence GTGACGATCTTGAACAAGTGGGACGCTACGGACCTGAAGATCCTCCTGGCCCTCATCAGGGATCCGCGGATACAAATCGGCGAGCTCAGTGAGTCCTTGGGCATCGCGCGCAATACTGCCCAGTCCCGGGTGCGCCGTTTGCTGCGCGCGGGCGTCCTGCGTCCGGGAGGCCGCGAGGTTGACCTTGATGCGGTGGGCTATGACGTGGTGGCCTTCGTGACCATCGAAGTCTCCCACCGTGAACTGGACGGGGTGGTGGCCGCGCTCCGGCTTATCCCGCAGGTCCTGGAGGTCCACGAGATCTCCGGCCGCGGAGACGTCTGGTGCCGGGTGGTGGCCACGGATACGCACAATCTCCAGGCGTCCCTGCGTCAGGTCCTGAGGATCAAGGGCGTTATCCGGACCGAGACGGTACTGGCCCTGCACACCCATATCCCGTACCGGACCGAGCCCCTTATCAGCGGCCTGAGCAATGCCGCATCTGCGACGGCTAGGATTTCCTGA
- a CDS encoding MFS transporter has product MTVFSELRMRPAAATHAGWNASTTVRLVISGAVIFMLLAGANLATPLYPLLQSSLGLSSLDVTAAFASYVLALVGTLLLAGHWSDHIGRRAALLVAVLTGLAGGWIFAEAHTLAALCAGRALQGSAVALATGASTAALRELLPSRPEWASRFTLLASSGGVAAGPVIGGLLSLLPGATTAPYVVHSVLLAGLLVPLYLIRARPAIVAPASTRPLHALAPRRPSVSRQARGAFWLASGVGFLSFAVFGFSLSLAPGYFAQVLATDSRPLIGILAGLPLGASAMSQLVTVRSRFTVPAGLAVLGVSVVMLGAAGAWHSPVLLVAAAVAAGLGQGLAFRTVFNDVADRVEPARHAQIISTVYVITYLGSAVPVLGLGWASAAVGMAAAVQGFVLLCGAAALVLSATTFVRSAKQRAAG; this is encoded by the coding sequence ATGACGGTCTTCAGTGAACTGCGCATGCGCCCGGCAGCGGCCACGCACGCCGGGTGGAATGCCTCCACCACGGTCCGGCTGGTTATTTCGGGCGCGGTCATTTTCATGCTCCTCGCGGGCGCCAACCTGGCCACGCCGCTGTACCCCCTCCTGCAGTCCAGCCTTGGACTCTCGAGCCTGGATGTAACTGCAGCGTTCGCCAGCTACGTCCTCGCGCTGGTGGGAACATTGCTGCTGGCAGGCCACTGGTCGGATCATATTGGACGGCGGGCAGCCCTCCTGGTGGCTGTACTGACGGGTCTGGCCGGTGGCTGGATCTTCGCGGAAGCGCACACGCTGGCCGCGCTCTGTGCGGGCCGGGCTCTGCAGGGAAGTGCTGTGGCACTTGCCACCGGAGCCAGTACCGCCGCCCTGCGGGAGCTGCTCCCGTCCCGGCCTGAGTGGGCATCCCGCTTCACGCTCCTGGCGTCCTCCGGGGGCGTCGCCGCAGGCCCGGTCATCGGCGGCCTGCTGTCGCTGCTTCCCGGCGCCACCACGGCCCCGTACGTCGTCCACTCCGTGCTGCTTGCCGGGCTCCTCGTTCCGCTGTACCTGATCCGCGCACGCCCCGCCATCGTGGCCCCGGCCTCGACCCGGCCGCTCCACGCCCTGGCCCCCCGGCGCCCTTCCGTTTCACGCCAGGCGCGCGGAGCCTTCTGGCTGGCCTCCGGCGTCGGCTTCCTCAGCTTCGCCGTGTTCGGCTTCAGCCTCTCGCTGGCTCCGGGCTACTTCGCCCAGGTCCTTGCCACGGATTCCCGGCCGCTGATCGGCATCCTGGCTGGGCTGCCGCTGGGGGCGTCGGCCATGAGCCAACTGGTCACGGTGCGCAGCCGGTTCACGGTACCGGCAGGCCTTGCCGTCCTTGGCGTCTCTGTGGTGATGCTGGGAGCCGCCGGTGCGTGGCACAGCCCGGTGCTGCTGGTGGCCGCGGCCGTCGCCGCCGGATTGGGCCAGGGACTGGCGTTCCGGACCGTGTTCAACGACGTCGCGGACAGGGTGGAGCCGGCCCGGCATGCCCAGATCATCAGCACCGTCTACGTCATCACCTATTTGGGGAGTGCGGTTCCGGTCCTTGGCCTGGGGTGGGCCAGCGCAGCGGTTGGAATGGCCGCTGCGGTGCAGGGCTTCGTGCTGTTGTGCGGCGCGGCCGCGCTGGTCCTGTCCGCCACGACGTTCGTCCGGTCGGCAAAGCAGCGGGCCGCCGGCTGA
- a CDS encoding Lrp/AsnC family transcriptional regulator produces the protein MSTNGRNFRPGAHLEPLDAIDERLLAALVADARISNKQLAEMVGIAPSTALMRTRALSERGIVQGYEAKLSLSAIGRSVQALVAVRLRAHDRDQIDRFTARVPHLPAVLSTFHTSGSVDYLLHIAVGSTEDLRDWVLDNLATDPVVGHTETTLVFEHIQGNHGPLPE, from the coding sequence GTGAGCACGAATGGCAGGAACTTCAGGCCCGGCGCGCACCTGGAACCCTTGGATGCCATTGACGAGAGGCTCCTGGCAGCCCTCGTGGCCGATGCCCGGATCTCCAACAAGCAACTCGCCGAGATGGTGGGAATTGCGCCGTCGACAGCCCTGATGCGCACCCGTGCCTTGTCCGAGCGCGGCATTGTGCAGGGCTACGAGGCAAAGTTGAGCCTCTCGGCGATCGGCAGGTCCGTGCAGGCGCTGGTGGCCGTGCGACTCCGGGCCCATGACCGCGACCAGATCGACCGCTTTACGGCCCGCGTACCCCACCTGCCGGCTGTCCTCTCCACCTTCCACACGTCCGGTTCGGTGGACTACCTGCTGCACATCGCCGTCGGAAGCACCGAAGACCTGCGGGACTGGGTGCTGGACAACCTGGCTACCGACCCCGTCGTGGGCCATACCGAAACGACGCTGGTCTTCGAGCACATCCAGGGCAACCACGGCCCGCTTCCGGAGTAG
- a CDS encoding MFS transporter yields the protein MPQNQRGGTAAPPRWTGHAKGSRAYGRILAGLSCAGVATFAQLYSTQAVLPLLAADLHVTAPEAALTISLATVGLAATVIPWSFLADRIGRVKAMMWGISAATVLGLLVPLSSGFAMLLVLRLLEGMALGGIPAIAIAYLNEEVSKAHAALAAGSYVAGTTLGGLSGRLVAGPAGELWGWRAAALAVSLLATAAAVAFLVLVPKAQGFVPAQVSGLRGALRTLGGHLRNVRLLAIYAQAFLMMGGFVAVYNYLGFRLSGAPFGLPATVISLIFLAYLSGTFSSRWAAIMTTRFGRRNVLLAGLALAMAGLALTLTSNLVLILAGLVVFTGGFFAAHSIGSGWTGAIASTGRAQAASLYNLAYYLGSSLLGWAGGLVFQAWGWNALAGAVIVLACLTAASVAVVHPGTDPAAA from the coding sequence ATGCCCCAGAATCAGCGCGGCGGCACTGCCGCTCCCCCACGCTGGACCGGCCATGCCAAGGGATCCAGGGCCTACGGGCGGATCCTCGCCGGGCTGTCCTGCGCCGGGGTGGCCACGTTTGCGCAGCTCTACTCGACGCAGGCCGTCCTGCCTCTCCTGGCGGCCGATCTGCACGTCACAGCCCCCGAAGCCGCCCTCACCATCTCGTTGGCCACCGTTGGACTGGCCGCCACCGTCATTCCCTGGTCTTTCCTGGCCGACAGGATCGGCCGGGTCAAAGCCATGATGTGGGGCATTTCCGCGGCCACCGTCCTGGGGCTCCTGGTTCCGCTGTCGTCCGGGTTCGCCATGCTGCTGGTCCTGCGCCTGCTCGAGGGGATGGCCCTGGGCGGCATTCCCGCGATCGCCATCGCCTACCTCAACGAGGAGGTCAGCAAAGCCCACGCGGCGCTGGCAGCAGGAAGCTATGTAGCCGGCACCACGCTGGGCGGCCTGTCCGGGCGGCTCGTGGCAGGCCCGGCCGGCGAGCTCTGGGGATGGCGGGCCGCTGCCCTGGCGGTATCCCTGCTCGCCACAGCCGCCGCCGTCGCGTTCCTGGTCCTCGTGCCCAAGGCGCAGGGCTTCGTCCCGGCCCAGGTGTCGGGACTGCGCGGGGCCCTGCGGACCCTCGGCGGACACCTGCGCAATGTCCGGCTGCTGGCCATTTATGCCCAGGCGTTCCTGATGATGGGCGGTTTCGTGGCCGTCTACAACTACCTGGGTTTCCGGTTGTCGGGCGCACCGTTCGGACTCCCGGCGACCGTTATCAGCCTGATCTTCCTGGCATACCTGTCCGGGACGTTCTCTTCCCGCTGGGCCGCCATCATGACCACCCGGTTCGGGCGTCGCAACGTCCTGTTGGCCGGGCTCGCCCTCGCCATGGCTGGACTCGCCCTGACCCTGACCTCGAACCTGGTGCTGATCCTGGCCGGCCTGGTGGTGTTTACCGGCGGCTTCTTCGCGGCCCACAGCATCGGTTCCGGCTGGACGGGCGCCATAGCCAGCACCGGCCGGGCCCAGGCGGCGTCGCTGTACAACCTCGCGTACTACCTTGGCTCCAGCCTGCTGGGCTGGGCCGGCGGCCTGGTCTTCCAGGCGTGGGGCTGGAATGCCCTGGCGGGAGCCGTCATTGTCCTGGCCTGCCTTACGGCCGCAAGTGTCGCCGTCGTCCATCCTGGAACGGACCCGGCAGCAGCCTGA
- a CDS encoding LysR family transcriptional regulator gives MEPDRKQLAQLLPLLPVLAELGRTEHVTETAELLGVPQSTVSRALARASAAVGTELLVRDGRGVRLTPAARTLLPYIEQALAEFQAGLDLVRNESEVVRGTVSVSFQHTFGEATLPLLISAFRARHPGTGFRLSQGARDTCLEELSAGEADLALTAPVAAPGRNLDSAPLYREPLRLVVHHAHPLARQRMARLADIRTEPFVALGPGYGLRSLTDALFREAGFRPRIAFVSQDSHTVRGLISAGLGVGILPPAADAPGRTRRPKTGNLGWAEVPLDSLLAFREVGVSWRRRKTGAEAEPARLFRELVVAEGPGLVAGLTTRAGR, from the coding sequence TTGGAACCGGACCGCAAACAACTCGCGCAGCTCCTTCCGCTCCTTCCGGTGCTGGCCGAGCTGGGCCGGACCGAGCACGTCACGGAAACCGCGGAGCTCCTGGGCGTGCCCCAATCGACGGTGAGCCGGGCGCTGGCCCGGGCGAGCGCCGCCGTCGGCACCGAGCTCCTGGTCCGGGACGGCCGCGGGGTCCGCCTGACCCCTGCCGCCCGCACGCTGCTGCCCTACATCGAGCAGGCGCTCGCGGAGTTCCAGGCCGGACTGGACCTGGTCCGCAATGAGTCGGAGGTGGTGCGCGGCACGGTGTCCGTGTCCTTCCAGCACACGTTCGGCGAGGCCACCTTGCCGCTGCTGATCAGCGCTTTCCGCGCCCGGCATCCCGGTACCGGGTTCCGGCTCAGCCAAGGCGCCCGGGATACCTGCCTGGAGGAGCTGTCAGCCGGGGAAGCCGATCTGGCCCTTACAGCGCCCGTTGCGGCCCCCGGACGCAACCTCGATTCGGCGCCGCTGTACCGTGAGCCGCTCCGGCTGGTGGTACATCATGCCCACCCGCTGGCGCGGCAGCGGATGGCCCGGCTGGCCGACATCCGGACCGAGCCATTCGTGGCACTCGGCCCAGGCTATGGACTGCGCTCCCTGACCGATGCCCTGTTCCGGGAAGCAGGGTTCCGGCCCCGCATCGCCTTCGTAAGCCAGGACTCCCACACGGTCCGCGGGCTCATCTCGGCGGGCCTCGGCGTCGGCATCCTGCCGCCGGCCGCTGACGCACCGGGCCGTACCCGGCGCCCCAAAACAGGAAACCTGGGCTGGGCGGAAGTGCCGCTGGATTCCCTCTTGGCCTTCCGCGAGGTCGGCGTCAGCTGGCGGCGCCGGAAAACCGGCGCCGAGGCCGAGCCGGCAAGACTGTTCCGCGAACTGGTGGTGGCCGAAGGGCCGGGCCTGGTGGCCGGCCTCACCACACGGGCAGGCCGCTGA
- a CDS encoding BadF/BadG/BcrA/BcrD ATPase family protein, with translation MTNTQNPSTAPVGQAGPANPLHGITIGLDIGGTKTHGVRFEDGIPVADESAGSSNVQNVTREEAARNLADLFARIGAGPVAQVYAGSGGIDTDEDAAALAGLIQPLVPGAKVTVVHDSRLLLAAGRAGTGVAVIAGTGSAAWGRNADGGEARAGGWGYLLGDEGSGYWLGREAVRHSLRRMNQGLPVDPLTSALLKSCGLDHPNKLIALFHSPETGRRFWAQQARHVVEAAAAGHQDSAALLDQCGKDLAALAVQVLGQLGLDGPVILGGGLGMNVVPVQESFRRNLSEAGITDVRILDQEPVFGVLELVAGPA, from the coding sequence GTGACGAACACCCAGAACCCCTCCACCGCCCCCGTCGGGCAGGCAGGTCCCGCCAATCCACTGCACGGCATCACGATCGGACTGGACATCGGCGGCACCAAGACGCACGGCGTCCGCTTTGAGGACGGAATCCCCGTTGCCGACGAATCCGCCGGAAGTTCCAACGTACAGAACGTCACCCGGGAGGAAGCGGCCCGCAACCTGGCTGACCTCTTCGCCCGGATCGGAGCCGGTCCCGTGGCACAGGTATATGCGGGATCCGGTGGAATCGACACCGACGAGGACGCCGCCGCCCTGGCCGGGCTCATCCAGCCCCTCGTCCCGGGAGCCAAGGTCACCGTTGTCCACGACTCGCGCCTGCTGCTCGCCGCCGGACGGGCCGGAACGGGAGTGGCGGTCATTGCGGGCACAGGCTCGGCCGCCTGGGGACGCAACGCCGACGGCGGCGAGGCCAGGGCCGGCGGTTGGGGCTACCTCCTGGGGGACGAAGGCAGCGGTTATTGGCTGGGCAGGGAAGCGGTGCGGCACAGCCTGCGCCGGATGAACCAGGGACTTCCGGTCGATCCCCTCACCTCGGCCCTGCTCAAGAGTTGCGGCCTGGACCACCCGAACAAGCTCATTGCGCTGTTCCACTCGCCGGAAACGGGGAGGCGATTCTGGGCACAGCAGGCCAGGCACGTGGTGGAGGCGGCAGCCGCCGGACACCAGGACAGCGCAGCCTTGCTGGACCAGTGCGGCAAGGACCTTGCCGCACTGGCCGTACAGGTGCTGGGACAGTTGGGACTCGACGGGCCGGTGATCCTGGGCGGCGGCCTGGGCATGAACGTGGTGCCCGTGCAGGAATCCTTCCGTCGGAACCTCTCCGAAGCAGGCATCACTGACGTCAGGATCCTGGACCAGGAACCCGTCTTCGGTGTGCTGGAGCTGGTAGCGGGGCCCGCTTAG
- a CDS encoding pirin family protein produces the protein MTNLEVSPQQESCPPAPAEGRSGPCLQLWPEREVPLGGVRAMNVKRTLPQRGLPTIGAWCFLDSFGPDRTAMSVLPHPHIGLQTVTWPLAGHIRHRDSVGSDVVVRPGELNIMTAGRGVSHSEFAMLPADGGELPLQRGLQLWVALPDADRHRAPAFEQHRELPVASGPGFTATVMVGEFGGVVSPATMYSPITGADVACEGDAVLPLNPDFEHGVLVLDGGLAVDGEDLPAGPLGYLGAGRSELRVQARPGTRFLLIGGEPFGEELLMWWNFVGRTHEEVEQAREDWEAQAALPDAVAAGARYGLVRGHGPDAGAEAGRIPAPPLPGVRLTPRKRAVD, from the coding sequence GTGACCAACTTGGAAGTTTCACCCCAGCAGGAAAGCTGTCCCCCGGCCCCGGCGGAAGGGAGATCCGGGCCCTGCCTGCAGTTGTGGCCCGAGCGCGAGGTGCCGCTGGGCGGGGTGCGTGCCATGAACGTCAAGCGCACGTTGCCGCAGCGCGGGTTGCCAACGATCGGGGCCTGGTGCTTCCTGGACAGTTTTGGTCCGGACCGGACAGCGATGTCGGTCCTTCCCCATCCCCACATTGGGCTGCAGACCGTGACCTGGCCCCTGGCGGGACATATCCGCCACCGGGACAGCGTGGGCAGCGACGTGGTGGTGCGGCCTGGAGAATTGAACATCATGACCGCCGGACGCGGGGTCTCGCACTCCGAGTTCGCGATGCTTCCCGCCGACGGTGGTGAGTTGCCGCTGCAGCGCGGTCTGCAGCTTTGGGTTGCCCTTCCCGACGCCGACCGGCACCGGGCGCCTGCCTTCGAACAGCACCGGGAGTTGCCCGTGGCCAGCGGCCCCGGGTTCACCGCCACGGTGATGGTGGGTGAATTTGGCGGCGTGGTGTCCCCCGCCACGATGTACTCACCGATCACGGGCGCAGACGTCGCCTGCGAAGGGGACGCGGTGCTGCCGCTGAACCCGGACTTTGAGCACGGTGTCCTGGTGCTCGACGGCGGCCTGGCGGTGGACGGGGAGGACCTGCCTGCGGGGCCGCTGGGCTACCTGGGCGCGGGCCGGAGTGAGCTGAGGGTGCAGGCACGCCCGGGCACACGGTTCCTGCTGATCGGCGGTGAGCCTTTCGGCGAGGAACTGTTGATGTGGTGGAACTTCGTGGGCCGCACCCATGAGGAAGTGGAGCAGGCGCGCGAGGACTGGGAAGCGCAGGCAGCCCTTCCGGATGCCGTGGCGGCCGGCGCCCGCTACGGCCTGGTCCGCGGACACGGGCCGGACGCCGGGGCGGAAGCCGGCCGCATCCCGGCTCCTCCCCTTCCGGGCGTCCGGCTGACGCCCAGGAAGCGCGCCGTGGACTAA
- a CDS encoding ATP-binding cassette domain-containing protein produces the protein MDQAMIEFQSVTKQYPGGQPAVDGLSMSIAKGTVTVFVGPSGCGKTTSLRMINRMVEPTSGTITVDGRDVTTVPAAELRRSMGYVMQSAGLLPHRSVLDNIATVPRLNGVSKADARRRAEELLDVVGLASSLGRRYPSQLSGGQQQRVGVARALAADPPVLLMDEPFSAVDPVVRDELQQELLRLQKDLAKTIVFVTHDIDEATILGDKVAVFATGGKLAQYATPEEILRAPANNFVASFVGRDRGFRHLGFTPSDGVVLHPVPTIIRGAGGNVSDPSAAGGWQLVVDADKRPLGWSAPGTETELVPGGSLFRPGESLRRALDAALSSPSGLGVAVDPEGRVQGVVRGGEVLALIEEVRQLRQAAL, from the coding sequence ATGGACCAGGCGATGATCGAGTTCCAGAGCGTCACCAAGCAGTACCCGGGCGGCCAGCCTGCCGTGGACGGTTTGTCCATGTCCATCGCCAAGGGCACCGTCACCGTGTTCGTCGGTCCCTCAGGCTGCGGCAAAACGACGTCGCTGAGGATGATCAACCGGATGGTGGAACCCACCTCCGGAACCATCACGGTGGACGGCCGGGATGTCACCACGGTGCCGGCCGCTGAACTGCGCCGCTCCATGGGCTACGTCATGCAGTCGGCGGGACTGTTGCCGCACCGCTCGGTGCTGGACAACATCGCCACCGTCCCCCGGCTGAACGGTGTCTCCAAGGCTGACGCGCGCAGGCGCGCGGAGGAGCTCCTGGACGTGGTGGGCCTGGCATCGTCCCTGGGCAGGCGCTACCCGTCGCAGCTCTCCGGCGGCCAGCAACAGCGCGTCGGCGTTGCCCGTGCCCTCGCAGCGGACCCGCCCGTGCTCCTGATGGACGAGCCGTTCAGTGCGGTGGACCCGGTTGTCCGTGACGAACTCCAGCAGGAACTGCTGCGCCTGCAGAAGGACCTCGCCAAGACCATCGTCTTCGTCACCCACGATATTGACGAGGCCACCATCCTGGGGGACAAGGTGGCCGTCTTTGCCACCGGCGGCAAACTGGCCCAGTACGCCACGCCAGAGGAGATCCTGCGGGCGCCCGCCAACAATTTCGTCGCATCCTTCGTGGGGCGCGACCGAGGCTTCCGCCACCTCGGGTTCACCCCGTCCGACGGCGTGGTCCTGCACCCCGTGCCTACGATCATCCGCGGCGCCGGGGGGAACGTGTCCGATCCCAGCGCCGCCGGCGGCTGGCAGCTGGTGGTGGACGCGGACAAGCGGCCGCTGGGCTGGTCGGCACCCGGCACCGAAACTGAACTCGTTCCCGGCGGCTCGCTGTTCCGTCCCGGGGAGAGCCTGCGGCGGGCCCTGGACGCTGCCCTGTCATCGCCGTCCGGCCTTGGCGTTGCCGTGGACCCCGAGGGCCGGGTGCAGGGAGTTGTTCGCGGCGGCGAGGTCCTGGCGCTGATCGAGGAAGTGCGCCAGCTGCGGCAGGCGGCACTCTGA
- a CDS encoding ABC transporter permease → MEWFLANSGMVFERGGQHLVLALVPMVLGLVISIPLAQLARQNGALRSVVLTASSLLYTIPSLALFIILPTILGTRILDPLNVVVALTIYAVALLVRAALDAFDSVDADVSQAAQAMGFKPLARFLKVDLPLSLPVMFAGLRVVSVSNISLVSVAALLGVGNLGMLFTDGLQRDFVTEVVVGIIAILVLALLMDALLVLLERILTPWERTGTRRERGDGAGRTSTHATAGRPLTETGTGGRA, encoded by the coding sequence ATGGAGTGGTTCCTGGCCAACAGCGGCATGGTCTTCGAGCGCGGCGGCCAGCACCTGGTGCTGGCGCTCGTTCCCATGGTGTTGGGCCTGGTGATTTCGATCCCGCTCGCCCAGCTGGCCAGGCAAAACGGTGCCCTCCGCTCCGTGGTGCTGACGGCGTCGTCCCTTCTCTACACCATCCCCTCGCTGGCGCTGTTCATCATCCTGCCCACCATCCTGGGCACCCGCATCCTGGACCCCCTCAACGTGGTGGTGGCGCTCACCATTTATGCTGTGGCGCTGCTGGTCCGTGCGGCCTTGGACGCTTTCGATTCCGTGGACGCCGACGTCAGCCAGGCCGCCCAGGCCATGGGGTTCAAGCCGCTGGCACGTTTCCTGAAGGTTGACCTGCCGCTTTCCCTGCCGGTCATGTTCGCTGGTTTGCGGGTAGTGTCCGTCAGCAACATCTCCCTGGTCAGCGTTGCCGCCCTGCTGGGAGTTGGCAACCTGGGCATGCTCTTCACCGATGGGCTCCAACGCGACTTCGTCACCGAGGTGGTGGTGGGGATCATCGCCATCCTGGTCCTGGCACTGCTGATGGACGCCCTCCTCGTCCTGCTGGAACGCATCCTCACCCCGTGGGAGCGGACCGGCACCCGGCGCGAACGCGGGGACGGCGCCGGCCGCACCAGCACGCACGCCACGGCGGGACGGCCCCTGACCGAAACCGGGACGGGAGGGCGCGCGTGA
- a CDS encoding ABC transporter permease, with amino-acid sequence MSNVVSDTVAWLADPTHWSGSMGIPTRLGEHLQYTGLVMLIATAIAVPVGLFVGHTGRGRVAVVALAGALRALPTLGLLILFVLLAGIGLMPPIWALVILTVPPLLAGTYAGISSVDRNVVDAARAMGMTELQVLFRAELPNALTVMFGGFRTGVLQVIATVSVVAYINLGGLGRYLFDGLVLSDFPQMLGGSLLIAGLAIAVDLVLSLFQRLFLATGASKQSHRSLEAAVDLTDPVVAETVVQGGKS; translated from the coding sequence GTGAGCAACGTCGTCTCCGATACTGTTGCCTGGCTCGCCGACCCAACGCACTGGTCCGGAAGCATGGGCATCCCCACCAGGCTTGGGGAGCACCTGCAGTACACCGGGCTGGTCATGCTGATCGCCACCGCCATAGCCGTACCCGTTGGATTATTTGTCGGCCACACCGGGAGGGGCAGGGTGGCCGTGGTGGCCTTGGCGGGTGCGCTGCGCGCCCTCCCCACCCTGGGCCTGCTGATCCTGTTCGTGCTGCTGGCCGGCATTGGGTTGATGCCCCCGATCTGGGCCCTGGTGATCCTCACCGTCCCACCGCTCCTGGCCGGGACCTACGCCGGCATTTCCAGCGTGGACCGCAACGTGGTGGACGCTGCCCGGGCCATGGGCATGACCGAACTGCAGGTCCTGTTCCGGGCCGAGCTGCCCAATGCCCTGACGGTCATGTTCGGCGGTTTCAGGACCGGCGTCCTGCAGGTGATCGCCACGGTCTCCGTGGTTGCCTACATCAACCTCGGGGGCCTGGGCCGCTACCTCTTCGACGGCCTGGTCCTGAGCGACTTCCCCCAGATGCTGGGCGGTTCCCTGCTCATCGCCGGGCTGGCGATCGCCGTCGACCTGGTCCTGTCCCTATTCCAGAGGCTTTTCCTGGCAACAGGAGCCTCGAAGCAGTCCCACCGCAGCCTGGAGGCTGCGGTTGATCTCACAGACCCCGTGGTTGCGGAGACTGTTGTACAAGGAGGTAAGTCATGA